DNA sequence from the Raphanus sativus cultivar WK10039 unplaced genomic scaffold, ASM80110v3 Scaffold0664, whole genome shotgun sequence genome:
GGACGTGGTCAAGACGAAATCTCTTCACTACCAACCGGTGGTAAGCTGGGTGAAAGCAAACATCAACTCAGGTCTATATCTCGTCCGGAACTTAATGTAAGTATgtctatattaaatttttgtaacTTACTACATATGTTGATTTGGGTTACAGATATTTATCAAAATGTTGCTACcttcataatatcttttattttaaaggGGACCCTCGTACTCGCCCATCAAGATAAAAATACCATTCCTCGACGTACTCCTCTTTTTGAATTTAACAACGAAGCTTCCTCAGGATCAAAACTGTTTGCCCCCGTAAGTATAGAGTAGTTACCCCCAGCACTACCTTTTGTTACTAATATGAGAAGCCTTATGTTTAACATGATGTATAACATTATTTAATCGAAGGTCCAAAAATGGCAGTCGAAACAAAATCTCGCTTATGCCGCTACAAACGTGAATGTCGGAGATAGCAGACCTCAAATGAGTACACTATCGGGGCACAGCGGAACGGAGGATCGCCTTAGATCAGATGTATGGTCTCCGACCTCTTCTTGATTATAATGCTCAATTTATGACAAGCGCAGTCATAACAATAttaacacatatatgatattgCAGTTCGATCAACCATCTTTCTCTTTGGGCCTGACTCAAGAGAAAGATGCTTTACCCTCGCGTGAACACGATCAGATGGGAGAGAATAATACTCATCATGGTTTGGAGACGCATCTAGATACTTTCCTCTCTCGAAAAAGCAAGCGTATCAAGACAGTCCCACAGTATTTACTTAGCGGTTACCAGTGCGGGAGTAGCATACTTAATCGTGCTCGAGAAGGTCAACTTTGTGGGGGTAGCTATTATGATATGTCGGTTGTTCGTGACAAGTATGCTCGACTGTCCACACTACTTAAGAAACCTTGGTAAATTTCATTTTATCCATCagaaatatttcatatattttgacATGTGGATTGGTAGAATAATATAGTAAAGCCTTTTTATTGCAGTTTTATAAACGTTGGTGGACTCTCGGTTACCCATAAAGACCTTATTGATATAGCGGACAGAACTCGTTTGTTACCTGGCAAGgcaagttattattttaaaactgatctACGGAGAAGTGGAGTATATTTATGACACCAGCTAACTGTAAATTCAGGTCGTAGATATTCTTATGAGGGTTGTCCGATCCACCTTCGATAATCATTGTATCGGTAAAGTGGACATAAGTGCTGCGTTTCTGGACAGTCGGTTTGCAGCATTGTTGTGTAGGAACCATGCAAAATTCAAGAAGCAAAAGAATAAGGGTGCTTTCCTATTCAGCAAGAGTCTAGTAGATGGGCTCGCTAATAGCTGTCAGGCTTTTACCCCTGGAACCCGTTTTTACTTTCCAATATGCATCAGAAAAGAGCACTGGATAGGATTATGTCTGGATTTCAGTGCATCAAAGCTTTATGTTTTTGATTGCAACCCTGACTTAAACGAGGATTCTGCACTTCGGCAATCTCTTCTGCCTATCTCAGAAATGTTTCCTCTACTGGTAAAACAATCTTCCATATCTATTGCGGGTGTTGATACTCCCCTGATTGTAGAAAGGATTCAAGGTGTTGCCAAGAATGAAAACCCTGGCGAAGCGGCTATCACAGCAACCCTCCTGATTCAAACACATTCCTTGTTTGGTTCTGACCCATGCCGTGGGATAACTCCGTCAATTATCACCGATGAAGCACATAGAGCGGCTGTTATGATATACGAGTTTCATGCCAAGTTGTAGGACGACTTTCTTTTTTACTGAGGATCTAATATTATATGTTACTGCTATGTAATGCTTATTTATGTCAACCAGGATAATGCTTATTTACCTTTATAAGTTTATCAGTTTCTGTTATCTAGTATTAAAACCATTTGATGTTATGTTAAAAGCATCCAAGATTAGGAGGTTGAAAGATAAAACGGTCAATCGTTGCAATATTAAATAGGAAAATCCTGAAATACCGGTTATTCCTTCGAATTGAAGGTAGAGGATATTGTAAAACCGGTTTTATTCTTAAGTAACTTCTTCAATAGATTGTTATAACACCCGATCCAAATCAGATAAGGGAAACAAACTATTTCACATTGAAAACGTTCTTAATTTATGTTACAGACGAGTTACCATATTACATGAACCCATACTACCACATCTTACAAACACCCCAAAATAAGATAACGTTTATCTTACAAAGCAGGGACAGATAGTAGATAAAGTTTATCTTACAAGCAACCAATATAGAAACTCCTAAAAAGGACACCTTCCATGCGTTCACTGTTATTTATAAACACATAACTGCTACTGATCTTCCAGACTCCAAACCAACCATACTTTAATTTCATCAAATGCCTCCGGCTTTTTCACCGGGAGTTCCTTCAACTGCATCATCTGCATTTCTCTGTCCACCCTGAGTCGTCACTTCAGTCTCGTCTTTCACCTCTTGCTTTATGTTAACCTCACCAAACACCCGCCTCGATGGTTCACCTATGTAATTACAGTGATGAACGAGAAAGCTTAAATTACAATTTACACAGTATAAAACCggatatcaaataaaataacgGTTATAACAAGGCATTATCCAGGTTTTCTATATTTTGGCTGAGAGCGACAAACCTATCTCAGATATAACTTGACCATGGCCTCTACCATTTCCTAGTGTAGAGTTGTTGATCTGACCTCCCAGTTGAAGCCCGGTATTGAACTCAGTTGACGAGGCAGTGGAAGATACATCCACTTGAGCTTGGTATTGAGGGATTTCCTGCTCCCCTGAATTGACTATGTTGAGATCGCTGGGAACATATCCAGTAAATTCAGAGCCAGGAACCCCATATATCCGGCCTAGTTGTAGCGCGTAACTTGATGCCATTAGGCTTTCATAATAGCTGTCTCTCATCGCCCAGTACCGAGCTTGATCATAGGAAACGTATCCACCACTAATCCCACTGTAGGTTGAGGGATCGTAAGCAGTTCTCAAGACTGATACTGGAGAAATCCTCGCTgcattttacatatatttcgtTACTTCCTTTCTacattaagcatataattgTAGTGGGTATTGGATATCAAATGTAACCATAGGTAAGAATACATATACTACCGTTATCTTCAAGTATACCAAATGGATTGGTATCCTGTATTGGTTGGTTGACGACGGGTTGAGTGGGAGCAATCGGCACAATGTGATCACCCATTCCAGGGTCGACTCCAACGTTAAGGTCTAGAGAGTTTGTGGCTTTATCAACTTCCAACGAAAACCGATGCATAAGCATGAGTTTCTCCGGGTCATTAAATTCATTGATGACCTCTTCGCTGCACGTCAGCCGCCCCCGACTCATTATATCTGCAATATGTATAGATATCAATCTCTAGTATACAGGTTTTTCTGACTATTTTGTCTGAAAGTTAATATACTTACCATTTATCATAGCGAGGTGCTGTTCCTCGGTTACACCTTCTTGGAGGAAACTGAAGCGACCAATGTCAAACGGACTCCTGCATAAGTAGTGGTATTTGGCTACTTCTTGGGGACCACTCACTATACACAGTTTTGGTTCAGTGTTCCACTCGTGGACGCTCAGCAGCATGTCAACGTCGGCGTTTGTGCGCATTGTGTGAGGCGGACATGTTTCACCATCAGGTTCTAGCATCCATTGCGGGAGTTGGAAAGTGACAACAAGTGGTGATTGTCGGCCAAGATTGAAGAGACCACGCACTTTCAGATCTATGGAAGCATATTCTTCATTTCTCCTAACCAGAATGGAGTGAGACATAACCGTAGCATCTTCTTCAAATCTCCAGACACCTTGTTGCGATTTAGACCACTCTCCTTTGGATATAACAACTAGCCGAGCCATCTGTTTTCATACAACAATGAGTAGTCAAAAAACACCAACCCAAAAATGCCACTATTGTCATTGTAAAAGAAACCCTCGATTTTCAGTTATTAAAAAGGCATCGATATcaaaccataattttttttttttaaaaactgaaatttaaagATACTTACAGTTTTCTCAGAGTTTTCTCCGGTTTGCTTAACTTCTTTCTGTACTTGATGGTTACTTATGTGTAGCGGTAGATGTAAATGGATGTACCTTTTTATAGCAAAATACATTTGTTGGAAACCGGTCATTTTTTGGTTCTAAATTAAACCAGAGAATCACACCATATCCCCCGCATTAAATGCTTGCAGGCTACCTACTGTTATACCATCATCATTACGCAGTCTGACATGACAAAACAGGTTgataatgatttttattattttaattcatcATTATCTATAAAACCTGAAACgaaatcttcttctttaactAGAAGGGGCTAACTAAAATATCTAGCACCGTTTCTTTGTTGTTAAAACGTGTCTTTCTACTGTCCGTAACAGAACTACTGGTCTAACTATTTTGGgatttatgtaatttatatatttaaagcaAATTGTTAACGGAACCAGGTTTAGACATGTCTAACCAGGGAAGCTATTTCCCCGGTTTTTTACTTAAAGATCACCAAAAATTAACTGTCTATgaatttactaatttatttgGACCATCTTTTGACAATTTCGAAGTAATATTTGTAGGCATATTTGGAAGTAATATTTGTATCTTTGATTACACaggttttttatttgattatggAAGGCGGACATATATGTAGATTGAAAAACATAACTTATCACCACAAGAATTTCCGAATAATAATTCAGAAAACGGTAATATTGGAAATATCCGGATTAATATGATTTCATATAATAGTCCGCTTGGGGAATGTTTAAAGATTGAAGGGGGTTTGGTGATACGACCAATCTTTATGTGTTCACTATATACCGCcatgtttgtaaatataaaaaagttcgCTTGTTTTAACCACTTAATATATTGGAATCTGTTATTTCTATAAGCAGGGTCGGTTTATTGTTCCCGGATATATATTTAAGTTACCATTACTCGTGAGCAACTAACtggatttaaatatttgttttcaaactgtttacaaattttcattattattttcaattctATTGGTAACAGTTTCTCCTCTAAATATGGTCTTATCTCAATTCGAGATTAAATTTCATTTGGACATTTTATGTGGTTCAGGATTATCATGGAAagaagattttatttattaaacaaacTCGGGAATATTAATAATCATGCCACATCCCACAAATGGATGCTTTATACATCAAACATCCATTAACCCTCCTAACGTACATACACCTTCATCATCCGAGTCTCTAACTTTCCTATTTAAACAAGCATAAGATTATATTGCCATTTTGCATGTTGCCCTGTTATGTCCAGGACGCTTGCATCTGCCGCATAGTGTGCGCTTCCTAGGTCCACTTGTCTGCAttataacaataaaattaatattgtgTGTGGTAGATATATATTGGAGAAGTACATAAAATACCTGAATTTCTCCTCGAGATAAAATCCGGTTTTTTCTTGGTCTACCCGGTGGTCTCCGGCTTGCTGGGGGATTTATGTCAGGCTGGTCGTTGGAACTATCGCTGGAAATTATCTCAATCACCTCATCTTCCACCACGGGGTAGATGATTCTCGCATATGCTGTCTTGTATGTTTCCAAACTATAACACTTCCCCACCAATGAATCTACTCGGACTTTGTACCTCGTTGCAGCTGCGATGGCGTGGGTGCAAGGAATCATTAGAGCTTGGAATTCGTTGCACGTACAACACTTACGGTTCAGATTGACGTGTAAAGTTTCGCCAGTTTTATCTGTCACTTCATATTCACCATTTCTGACTACTGTCACCCCAAACATTCCACTCCTTTCAAAATTTGAAGTGACGATCTCTTGAACCCGGGGAGTAAGGAAGTTAGAACCTTCTGGATCTATCTCTCGTCGGTTGGCAAACCATGTCATAAGCTTCGTGCGAATGTACTCAATGAGAGATAGTATGGGATATTCCCGGGCCTCACGCAAAACCGAGTTCCATGTCTCCGCAACATTACTTGTCATGATGTTGTATCGATTACCCTTGAAATGAGATCTTGCCCAGTGTTCGAAGCCTATACCGATGAGATAGTCGGCACAAGATGCATTGACTCTCTTAATTTCGTTGAAGGTGGTGTAGAACTCCGAAAGTCTAAATGCACGAGCAGCTTTCCCAACTAGATAACCTAGATGCTTATCCTTAAAGTAAGTTCTCACGTTTCGTTTAAGATGCAGGATGCATGCGCAATGGCGACCGTTAGGATAAACCTGAGATGATACTGAGATAATGTTATGATACAGATATATATgccattttttaaaatattgaaagtAACCGGTTGTACAACATTATAACAGTTGTTACAATATATAAATCCGGTTGTACTACTTATAAGTCTTACACTTCAGCTGGCATAAGTTGTTTAGTTAGAcgtaaattttttgaaattagaaaacaaacaCTAGTATACTGCTCAGTACTCTTATTCACCTCAGGTACCATAGGTTATTTGacgaaaacataaatttaatgaaatgcaaagaaaaaactTACCTTTGCAAGTCCACAATATATAGAAGGATGACGATctgaaacaaaaacaacttCCTCGCTATCTGCTATGAACAATTTCAGTTTTcggaaaaaccattcccaagctTTATCATTTTCTCCATCCACCACAGCAACAGCCAATGGGAAGACTTGATAATTCCCATCTTGGGCCGATGCAGTCAGTAAACACCCAGCGTACTTGCCCCTTAAGTGTGTTCCATCCACAATAACAACTTTTCTCATGTATTGGTATCCTTCGATGCTGGCAGACAAAGCCATGAACATGTACTTGAAACGATGACCAATCCCCTCTGCATATTCCGTATGCACGTCTGCA
Encoded proteins:
- the LOC130502694 gene encoding uncharacterized protein LOC130502694 translates to GTLVLAHQDKNTIPRRTPLFEFNNEASSGSKLFAPVQKWQSKQNLAYAATNVNVGDSRPQMSTLSGHSGTEDRLRSDFDQPSFSLGLTQEKDALPSREHDQMGENNTHHGLETHLDTFLSRKSKRIKTVPQYLLSGYQCGSSILNRAREGQLCGGSYYDMSVVRDKYARLSTLLKKPCFINVGGLSVTHKDLIDIADRTRLLPGKASYYFKTDLRRSGVYL